One segment of Massilia sp. Se16.2.3 DNA contains the following:
- the rpsM gene encoding 30S ribosomal protein S13 — protein MARIAGVNIPNHQHTVIGLTAIYGIGRPRSQKICDSTGIATNKKVKDLDDNELEKLRDEVAKFVVEGDLRRELSMNIKRLMDLGCYRGMRHRKGLPVRGQRTRTNARTRKGPRKAAQSLKK, from the coding sequence ATGGCACGTATTGCAGGGGTTAACATCCCAAATCATCAGCACACTGTTATCGGCCTGACGGCGATCTATGGTATTGGCCGTCCACGCTCGCAGAAGATCTGCGATTCGACTGGTATCGCGACCAACAAGAAGGTCAAGGATCTCGACGATAACGAACTCGAGAAGCTGCGCGACGAAGTTGCGAAGTTTGTCGTGGAAGGCGACCTGCGCCGCGAACTGTCCATGAACATCAAGCGTCTGATGGATCTGGGCTGCTACCGCGGCATGCGTCACCGTAAGGGCCTGCCAGTGCGCGGCCAGCGTACCCGTACCAATGCACGTACCCGCAAAGGTCCGCGTAAAGCCGCTCAATCGCTGAAGAAATAA
- a CDS encoding DNA-directed RNA polymerase subunit alpha, whose translation MQNSLLKPRIIDVEALGAGHAKVVMEPFERGYGHTLGNALRRVLLSSMIGYAPTEVTIAGVVHEYSSLDGVQEDVVDLLLNLKGVVFKVHNRDSVTLTLKKEGEGAVLASDIDLPHDVELINPDHVIAHLTAGGKLDMQIKVEKGRGYVPGNVRRLSEDTNKTIGRIILDASFSPVRRVSYAVESARVEQRTDLDKLIINIETNGVITPEEAIRQSARVLVDQLNVFAALEGTEAAAEAPSRAPLVDPILLRPVDDLELTVRSANCLKAENIYYIGDLIQRSENELLKTPNLGRKSLNEIKEVLASRGLTLGMKLENWPPAGLEK comes from the coding sequence ATGCAAAATAGTTTGTTGAAGCCACGTATCATCGACGTCGAAGCCCTCGGTGCCGGTCACGCCAAAGTCGTGATGGAGCCATTCGAGCGCGGTTACGGCCACACCCTGGGCAACGCCCTGCGCCGTGTCCTGCTGTCGTCGATGATCGGCTACGCGCCGACCGAAGTGACCATCGCCGGTGTCGTGCACGAGTACTCGTCGCTGGACGGCGTGCAGGAAGACGTTGTCGACCTGCTGCTGAACCTGAAGGGCGTCGTGTTCAAGGTGCACAACCGTGACTCCGTCACCCTGACCCTGAAGAAGGAAGGCGAAGGCGCCGTCCTGGCATCGGACATCGACCTGCCGCATGACGTCGAACTGATCAACCCGGATCACGTGATCGCTCACCTGACCGCCGGTGGCAAGCTGGACATGCAGATCAAGGTCGAGAAGGGCCGTGGCTACGTTCCTGGTAACGTGCGCCGCCTGTCGGAAGACACCAACAAGACCATCGGCCGCATCATCCTGGACGCTTCGTTCTCGCCGGTGCGCCGCGTGTCGTACGCCGTGGAATCGGCCCGTGTCGAACAGCGTACCGACCTCGACAAGCTGATCATCAACATCGAGACCAACGGCGTCATCACCCCGGAAGAGGCGATTCGCCAGTCGGCCCGCGTGCTGGTTGACCAGCTCAACGTGTTCGCTGCCCTGGAAGGCACGGAAGCCGCCGCCGAAGCACCATCGCGTGCTCCGCTGGTCGATCCGATCCTGCTGCGTCCGGTCGACGACCTGGAACTGACCGTCCGCTCGGCAAACTGCCTGAAAGCGGAAAACATCTACTACATCGGCGACCTGATCCAGCGTTCGGAAAACGAACTGCTCAAGACGCCGAACCTGGGCCGCAAGTCGCTCAACGAAATCAAGGAAGTCCTTGCTTCGCGCGGCTTGACCCTGGGCATGAAACTCGAGAACTGGCCACCAGCCGGTTTGGAAAAGTAA
- the rpsD gene encoding 30S ribosomal protein S4 produces the protein MARYIGPKAKLSRREGTDLFLKSARRSLDSKCKLDVKPGQHGVKSGARTSDYGNQLREKQKVKRMYGILERQFRRYFAEASRRKGNTGETLLKLLESRLDNVAYRMGFGSTRAEARQLVSHKAFTVNGNVVNIASYAVKTGDVIAVREKAKKQVRIVEALSLAEQVGMPSWVSVDSKKMEGTFRSFPERNEIAADVNEALIVELYSR, from the coding sequence GTGGCACGTTATATCGGACCAAAAGCAAAACTGTCGCGCCGTGAAGGCACTGACCTGTTCCTCAAGAGCGCACGTCGCTCGCTCGATTCGAAGTGCAAGCTGGACGTCAAGCCAGGCCAGCACGGCGTGAAATCGGGTGCCCGCACCTCCGACTACGGCAACCAGCTGCGCGAAAAGCAGAAGGTCAAGCGTATGTACGGCATCCTCGAGCGCCAGTTCCGCCGCTACTTCGCTGAAGCATCGCGCCGCAAGGGCAACACCGGCGAAACGCTGCTGAAGCTGCTGGAATCGCGCCTGGACAACGTCGCTTACCGCATGGGCTTCGGCTCGACCCGCGCTGAAGCGCGTCAGCTGGTGAGCCACAAGGCCTTCACCGTCAACGGTAACGTCGTGAACATCGCTTCGTACGCTGTCAAGACCGGCGACGTCATCGCCGTGCGCGAAAAGGCGAAGAAGCAAGTGCGTATCGTCGAAGCGCTGTCGCTGGCTGAACAAGTCGGCATGCCGAGCTGGGTCTCGGTCGACAGCAAGAAGATGGAAGGCACCTTCCGTTCGTTCCCAGAGCGTAACGAGATCGCCGCCGACGTCAACGAAGCACTGATCGTCGAACTGTACTCGCGTTAA
- the rplQ gene encoding 50S ribosomal protein L17: MRHRHGLRKLNRTSSHRLAMLRNMTVSLLRHEAIKTTVPKAKELRRVIEPILTLGKTDTLANKRLAFARLRDREMVQKLFAELGPRYANRNGGYLRILKMGFRVGDNAPMAYIELLDRPEVTSAEEAPTAE, encoded by the coding sequence ATGCGTCACCGTCACGGCCTCCGTAAGCTGAACCGTACCTCGTCCCACCGCCTCGCCATGCTGCGCAACATGACCGTCTCGCTGCTGCGTCATGAAGCCATCAAGACCACCGTGCCGAAAGCGAAGGAACTGCGTCGCGTCATCGAGCCGATCCTGACCCTGGGCAAGACCGACACCCTGGCAAACAAGCGCCTGGCCTTCGCTCGCCTGCGCGACCGCGAAATGGTGCAGAAGCTGTTCGCCGAACTGGGCCCACGTTACGCCAACCGCAATGGCGGCTACCTGCGCATCCTGAAAATGGGTTTCCGCGTGGGCGACAATGCGCCGATGGCCTACATCGAGCTGCTGGACCGTCCGGAAGTCACCTCGGCTGAAGAAGCACCGACCGCCGAGTAA
- the infA gene encoding translation initiation factor IF-1, producing MAKDDVIQMQGEILENLPNATFRVKLENGHVVLGHISGKMRMNYIRILPGDKVTVELTPYDLSRARIVFRTK from the coding sequence ATGGCAAAAGACGACGTCATCCAAATGCAAGGTGAGATTCTCGAGAATCTCCCAAATGCGACATTTCGCGTAAAGCTGGAAAACGGGCATGTGGTCCTGGGGCATATCTCGGGTAAAATGCGGATGAACTATATCCGCATTCTCCCGGGCGACAAGGTAACGGTGGAACTGACCCCGTACGACCTGTCCCGGGCACGCATCGTATTCCGGACCAAGTAA
- a CDS encoding ATP-binding protein, with protein MRAFIGSMTGRVFATLLLGIPVSAALTQWLADVERQRVLERQRDQTLIERAEQLIMATEIVPASTRRAYLAVANRPGLLLAVGSPHPSAAQPTGFSKTLSERLGKDYQIVPAAAAPDACAHPPRMPILYGLLSAEWRGACENLNVRLRDGEQLHLAVLPPRALAPADTDYRAVLALFFVSTAFLAYPVARMTTRPLKQLAQAAQDLGNDINRAPLDLTGASEIRQASAAFNAMQARIRQYIFQRTQMLAAITHDLQTPLTRMRLRLEKVDDRELQERLIGDLSAMQAMVREGLDLARSMDATESMQMLDLDSLLASSCDDAADANLPVTLAGRSNMALLGRPLDLQRCLGNLIDNAVKYGQQAQVVVDRVNGAARIRVRDNRPGIPQAELTRVFDPFYRVETSRSRESGGTGLGLTIARNIAEQHGGSIALANPPDGGLEVTLMLPAYYPGK; from the coding sequence GTGAGGGCTTTCATCGGCTCGATGACGGGCCGTGTCTTCGCCACCCTGCTGCTGGGGATCCCGGTATCGGCCGCGCTGACCCAGTGGCTGGCCGACGTCGAGCGCCAGCGCGTGCTCGAGCGCCAGCGCGACCAGACCCTGATCGAGCGCGCCGAGCAGCTGATCATGGCCACCGAGATCGTGCCGGCATCGACGCGGCGCGCCTACCTGGCCGTCGCCAACCGTCCGGGGCTGCTGCTCGCGGTCGGTTCGCCGCATCCGAGTGCAGCCCAGCCCACGGGCTTTTCGAAGACCCTGTCCGAGCGGCTCGGCAAGGACTACCAGATCGTCCCCGCGGCCGCCGCGCCCGACGCCTGCGCGCATCCGCCGCGCATGCCCATCCTGTACGGCCTGCTCAGCGCGGAGTGGCGCGGCGCCTGCGAAAACCTCAACGTGCGCCTGCGCGATGGCGAGCAGCTGCACTTGGCCGTGCTGCCGCCGCGGGCGCTCGCTCCGGCCGATACCGACTACCGCGCCGTGCTCGCGCTGTTTTTCGTCAGCACCGCTTTTCTGGCCTACCCGGTGGCGCGCATGACGACGCGTCCCCTGAAACAGCTGGCGCAGGCCGCGCAAGACCTCGGCAACGACATCAACCGCGCGCCGCTCGACCTGACCGGTGCCAGCGAGATTCGCCAGGCCAGCGCCGCCTTCAACGCGATGCAGGCGCGCATCCGCCAGTACATCTTCCAGCGCACGCAAATGCTGGCGGCGATCACCCACGACCTGCAGACGCCGCTCACGCGCATGCGCCTGCGCCTGGAAAAGGTGGACGACCGCGAACTGCAGGAACGCCTTATCGGCGACCTCTCGGCCATGCAGGCGATGGTGCGCGAGGGCCTGGACCTGGCACGCAGCATGGACGCGACCGAGAGCATGCAGATGCTCGACCTGGACTCGCTGCTGGCCTCGAGCTGCGACGATGCCGCCGATGCCAACCTGCCCGTCACGCTGGCCGGCCGTTCGAACATGGCCCTGCTGGGCCGCCCGCTCGACCTGCAGCGTTGCCTCGGCAACCTGATCGACAACGCCGTCAAGTATGGCCAGCAGGCCCAGGTCGTGGTCGACCGCGTGAACGGCGCCGCGCGCATCCGCGTGCGCGACAACAGGCCCGGCATTCCGCAGGCCGAGCTGACCCGCGTGTTCGATCCGTTCTACAGGGTGGAAACCTCGCGTTCGCGCGAATCGGGCGGTACCGGCCTCGGGCTGACCATCGCCCGCAACATCGCCGAACAGCATGGCGGCAGCATCGCGCTGGCGAACCCCCCGGACGGCGGCCTGGAAGTCACGCTGATGCTACCGGCGTATTATCCGGGAAAGTAG
- a CDS encoding response regulator produces the protein MDNPSTILIVDDDRDIRQLLADYLESNGYRALAAGDGTAMWKILDESRPELIVLDLNLPGDDGLTLCRKLRASSSLPVIMLTARNEPLDRILGLEMGADDYLPKPFEPRELLARIRSVLRRSHAMPSNAPAENVQQMRFSNWTLDLTARHLVNPDGLVIMLSGAEFRLLRVFLEHPNRVLNRDQLLNLTQGRDADPFDRSIDIQISRLRQKLGEDARMPQIIKTVRNGGYVLAGQVTVEPAA, from the coding sequence ATGGACAATCCCTCTACCATCCTCATCGTCGACGACGACCGCGACATCCGCCAGCTGCTGGCCGACTACCTCGAGTCGAACGGCTACCGCGCACTGGCCGCCGGCGACGGCACTGCGATGTGGAAAATCCTCGACGAGTCGCGTCCCGAACTGATCGTGCTCGACCTGAACCTGCCAGGCGACGACGGCCTCACGCTATGCCGCAAGCTGCGCGCCAGCTCGAGCCTGCCGGTCATCATGCTGACCGCCCGCAACGAGCCGCTCGACCGCATCCTCGGCCTGGAGATGGGTGCCGACGACTACCTGCCGAAACCCTTCGAGCCGCGCGAACTGCTGGCGCGCATCCGCAGCGTACTGCGCCGCTCGCATGCCATGCCTTCGAATGCGCCGGCCGAGAACGTGCAGCAGATGCGTTTTTCGAACTGGACGCTCGACCTCACCGCACGCCACCTGGTCAACCCGGACGGGCTCGTGATCATGCTGTCGGGCGCCGAGTTCCGGCTGCTGCGCGTTTTCCTCGAGCACCCGAACCGGGTACTGAACCGCGACCAGCTACTGAACCTCACGCAGGGGCGCGACGCCGACCCCTTCGATCGCTCGATCGACATCCAGATCAGCCGCCTGCGCCAGAAGCTGGGCGAGGACGCGCGCATGCCGCAGATCATCAAGACCGTGCGCAACGGCGGCTACGTGCTGGCCGGCCAGGTGACCGTGGAGCCAGCCGCGTGA
- a CDS encoding efflux RND transporter periplasmic adaptor subunit — protein MNVVTPQRQDVGVDVASNGTVTPQRTVDLRPQTTSTIRQVHIKEGQFVKAGQLMFSLDDRSDRASVAQAQAEVARGRATLADLERQYKRSGELFAQKFIAQSAVDTLHSQVDAARAALAANSAAVQASQVNASYTAIRAPMAGRVGAINVYPGSLVQPATSLTTVTQLAPIDVAFTLPESNLASLLAAQKQGTVPVEASTGGDAKPVTGQLSFVDNTVDPTSGTIRVKAQFGNGDGLLWPGQYVNTRVTVRTIKDAVVIPQSAIIINAEGTFVYVAEHDGTARMVPITRLHAFGLNAAVTGLAGNEQVITEGKQNLRPGGKVRLAGARQQGKPGAQDAPAARKDKAA, from the coding sequence GTGAACGTGGTGACCCCGCAGCGCCAGGACGTCGGCGTCGACGTCGCTTCGAATGGCACCGTCACGCCGCAACGCACGGTGGACCTGCGTCCGCAAACGACCAGCACGATCCGCCAGGTGCACATCAAGGAAGGCCAGTTCGTGAAGGCCGGCCAATTGATGTTCTCGCTCGACGACCGCAGCGACCGCGCCAGCGTGGCCCAGGCCCAGGCGGAAGTGGCACGCGGCCGCGCCACCCTGGCCGACCTCGAGCGCCAGTACAAGCGCAGCGGGGAACTGTTTGCACAGAAATTTATTGCCCAGAGCGCCGTCGACACCCTGCACAGCCAGGTCGACGCCGCGCGCGCCGCGCTGGCCGCGAATTCGGCCGCCGTGCAGGCCAGCCAGGTCAATGCCAGCTACACCGCCATCCGCGCGCCAATGGCGGGCCGGGTCGGTGCCATCAATGTCTATCCGGGTTCGCTGGTGCAACCCGCCACCTCGCTCACCACGGTGACCCAGCTTGCCCCGATCGACGTCGCCTTCACGCTGCCTGAGTCAAACCTGGCTTCGCTGCTGGCGGCCCAGAAGCAGGGCACGGTACCGGTCGAGGCCAGCACCGGCGGGGACGCCAAGCCGGTGACGGGCCAGCTGAGCTTTGTCGACAACACGGTCGACCCGACCAGCGGCACCATTCGCGTGAAAGCCCAGTTCGGCAACGGCGACGGCCTGCTGTGGCCGGGCCAGTACGTGAACACCCGCGTCACGGTGCGCACGATCAAGGATGCGGTGGTGATTCCACAAAGTGCGATCATCATCAACGCGGAAGGCACCTTCGTCTACGTGGCCGAGCACGATGGGACGGCGCGCATGGTGCCGATCACGCGCCTGCACGCCTTCGGCCTGAACGCGGCGGTCACTGGCCTGGCCGGCAACGAGCAGGTGATCACGGAAGGCAAGCAGAACCTGCGTCCGGGCGGCAAGGTGCGATTGGCTGGTGCCAGGCAACAAGGCAAGCCCGGCGCGCAGGATGCGCCTGCGGCACGAAAGGATAAAGCGGCATGA
- a CDS encoding Spy/CpxP family protein refolding chaperone: protein MNTLRKNIFIALTALGIAGTALAQTAAVTATVPASEGRHGHAVSAEQRAAHKAERQAKRVERREQRVARLRAELKLTPQQEPAFSAFVAAGKPAQRADARVGGERGKLAALPAPQRLQQHIERQKQRTARMEARLAALNNLYAVLTPEQKQVLDSKATRFGGRHHGHRGHGGRGGERGAALQS, encoded by the coding sequence ATGAACACCCTCCGCAAGAACATCTTCATCGCCCTGACCGCGCTTGGTATCGCCGGTACCGCCCTCGCGCAGACGGCAGCCGTGACGGCGACCGTGCCGGCGTCGGAAGGCCGCCATGGCCACGCCGTCAGCGCCGAGCAGCGCGCAGCGCACAAGGCCGAGCGCCAGGCGAAGCGGGTCGAACGCCGGGAGCAGCGCGTCGCCAGGCTGCGCGCCGAACTGAAGCTGACGCCGCAGCAGGAACCAGCCTTCTCCGCCTTCGTTGCCGCAGGCAAGCCGGCCCAGCGTGCCGACGCGCGCGTTGGAGGCGAGCGTGGCAAGCTTGCCGCCCTGCCGGCACCGCAGCGCCTGCAGCAGCACATCGAGCGCCAGAAGCAGCGTACCGCGCGCATGGAAGCACGCCTGGCTGCCCTGAACAACCTGTACGCCGTGCTGACGCCGGAACAGAAGCAGGTGCTCGATAGCAAAGCCACGCGCTTCGGCGGCCGTCACCATGGTCATCGTGGCCACGGCGGCCGTGGCGGCGAGCGCGGTGCGGCGCTGCAAAGCTGA
- the rpsK gene encoding 30S ribosomal protein S11, protein MAKQQSSAAAARVRKKVKKNVAEGIAHVHASFNNTIITITDRQGNALSWATSGGAGFKGSRKSTPFAAQVAAEAAGKVAQESGVKNLEVRIKGPGPGRESAVRALNNLGIKITEIQDVTPVPHNGCRPPKRRRI, encoded by the coding sequence ATGGCTAAGCAACAAAGCAGCGCAGCAGCAGCACGCGTTCGTAAAAAAGTGAAGAAGAACGTGGCTGAGGGCATTGCCCACGTCCACGCTTCGTTCAACAACACCATCATCACGATCACCGATCGCCAGGGCAACGCCCTGTCGTGGGCGACGTCGGGTGGCGCTGGCTTCAAGGGCTCGCGTAAATCGACCCCGTTCGCGGCACAGGTCGCTGCTGAAGCAGCCGGCAAGGTCGCGCAGGAAAGCGGCGTGAAGAATCTGGAAGTGCGTATCAAGGGCCCAGGCCCAGGCCGTGAATCGGCTGTGCGCGCGCTGAACAACCTGGGCATCAAGATCACCGAGATCCAGGACGTGACGCCAGTTCCGCACAACGGCTGCCGTCCTCCAAAGCGTCGTCGTATCTAA
- the rpmJ gene encoding 50S ribosomal protein L36 — translation MKVNASVKRICRNCKIIKRKGVVRVICVEPRHKQRQG, via the coding sequence ATGAAAGTTAATGCTTCAGTCAAGCGGATCTGCCGCAACTGCAAGATCATCAAGCGCAAGGGCGTGGTCCGCGTGATCTGCGTCGAGCCGCGTCACAAGCAGCGTCAAGGTTAA